The Lynx canadensis isolate LIC74 chromosome D1, mLynCan4.pri.v2, whole genome shotgun sequence genome has a segment encoding these proteins:
- the BUD13 gene encoding BUD13 homolog, whose translation MAAAPPVSKAEYLKRYLSGAGAGVDGAPESGRRRRRKRPKPGGVGGKGMRIVDDDVSWTSISTTKPEKEEEEDDGDLPVVAEFVDERPEEVKQMEAFRSSAKWKLLGGHSEDLPSHRHFRRDSLDSSPPRRVRHDTPDPSPPRRVRHDTPDPSPPRRVRHDTPDPSPPRRVRHDTPDPSPPRRVRHDTPDPSPPRRVRHDTPDPSPPRRVRHDTPDPSPRRRVRHDTPDPSPRRRVRHTSLDPSPLRKPHRHSSGMSPRRTHHDTADSSLPRRACHNSSDSSVPRRAQNSSPDTSQPRRTYDSLDTSQLRRAHHNSPDLAASVPHSLPRPKSSKGPERASRKTSPHSKGPGPSHTSIPKNSKYEYDSDRSPPRKKRAKSHKHDSKDSSPSHRKFHTNSSPRRYQSHMLDSSSYPDDSRNASDSDLSPPRQKQSSGHKNSDSDLSPPRNRPTYRSSDSDLSPPRRKQRAKSSDSDLSPPRRSQPLGKKAAHMYSGARTGLVLTDIQREQQELKKRDQETTAFEAEFQYAETVFRDKSGRKRNLKLERLEQRRKAEKDSEREELYAQWGKGLAQSRQQQQNVEDAVKEMQKPLARYIDDEDLDRMLREQEREGDPMANFIKKNKAKENKNKKVRPRYSGPAPPPNRFNIWPGYRWDGVDRSNGFEQKRFARLASKKAVEELAYKWSVEDM comes from the exons ATGGCGGCAGCTCCGCCGGTCTCCAAGGCCGAGTACCTGAAGCGTTATTTGTCTGGGGCAGGTGCCGGCGTCGATGGGGCCCCTGAGTCGGGTCGCAGGCGCCGCAGAAAGCGGCCGAAGCCTGGCGGGGTCGGCGGCAAGGG aatgCGGATCGTGGATGATGATGTGAGCTGGACATCTATTTCCACCACTAAaccagaaaaggaggaagaggaagatgatgGAGATTTGCCTGTG GTGGCTGAGTTTGTGGATGAGCGGCCAGAAGAGGTCAAGCAGATGGAAGCCTTTCGTTCCAGTGCCAAATGGAAGCTTCTAGGAG GTCACAGTGAAGATCTGCCCTCACACAGACACTTCCGTCGTGACTCCCTGGATTCATCTCCCCCACGGAGGGTCCGTCACGACACCCCGGACCCATCTCCCCCGAGGAGGGTCCGTCACGACACCCCGGACCCATCTCCCCCGAGGAGGGTCCGTCACGACACCCCGGACCCATCTCCCCCCAGGAGGGTCCGTCACGACACCCCGGACCCATCTCCCCCCAGGAGGGTCCGTCACGACACCCCGGACCCATCTCCCCCCAGGAGGGTCCGTCACGACACCCCGGACCCATCTCCCCCCAGGAGGGTCCGTCACGACACCCCGGACCCATCTCCCCGCAGGAGGGTCCGTCACGACACCCCGGACCCATCTCCCCGCAGGAGGGTCCGTCATACTTCTCTGGATCCTTCTCCCCTCAGGAAGCCTCATCGTCATTCTTCAGGCATGTCTCCTAGGAGAACCCATCATGACACAGCAGATTCATCTCTTCCTAGGAGGGCCTGTCACAATTCCTCAGATAGCTCTGTTCCCAGAAGGGCTCAAAATAGCTCACCTGACACATCTCAACCTAGAAGGACTTATGACTCCTTGGACACATCGCAGCTCAGGAGGGCCCATCATAACTCCCCTGATTTGGCTGCTAGTGTCCCTCATTCACTGCCCAGACCCAAAAGCAGTAAAGGCCCAGAGAGAGCTTCTAGGAAAACTTCTCCACATTCGAAGGGGCCGGGACCATCTCACACATCAATCCCAAAGAACAGCAAATATGAGTATGACTCGGACCGCTCTCCTCCACGAAAAAAGCGAGCAAAATCCCATAAGCATGATTCTAAAG actCTTCCCCCAGCCATAGGAAATTTCATACAAACTCTTCACCTAGGAGATATCAGAGTCACATGTTGGACTCTTCCTCCTACCCAGATGATAGTCGGAATGCCTCTGATTCAGATCTTTCTCCTCCACGGCAAAAGCAGAGTTCAGGGCacaaaaattctgattcagatCTGTCACCTCCACGGAATAGACCTACATACCGGAGCTCTGATTCTGACCTGTCTCCACCAAGGAGGAAACAGAGGGCCAAATCTTCTGATTCCGATCTGTCTCCACCTCGAAGGAGTCAGCCTCTAGGAAAGAAG GCTGCTCACATGTATTCTGGGGCAAGAACTGGGTTGGTGTTAACTGACATACAGCGAGAGCAGCAAGAGCTCAAGAAACGGGACCAAGAAACTACGGCGTTTGAAG CTGAATTCCAATATGCTGAAACTGTATTTCGAGATAAGTCTGGTCGTAAGAGGAATTTGAAACTGGAACGTttagagcaaaggagaaaagcagagaaggacTCGGAGAGAGAGGAGCTGTACGCTCAGTGGGGAAAAGG GCTTGCCCAGAGCCGGCAGCAGCAACAAAATGTGGAGGATGCAGTGAAGGAAATGCAAAAGCCTCTGGCGCGCTACATTGATGATGAAGATCTGGATCGGATGCTGCGagaacaggaaagagaaggggacccCATGGCCAACTTTATCAAGAAGAATAAGGCTAAGGAGAACAAGAATAAGAAAG TGAGACCTCGCtacagtggtcctgcccctcctcccaacAGATTCAATATCTGGCCTGGATATCGCTGGGATGGAGTTGACAG
- the ZPR1 gene encoding zinc finger protein ZPR1: MAASGAVEPGAAAATAAPSPAPAQAPAPEHLFRPISAEDEEQQPTEIESLCMNCYHNGTTRLLLTKVPFFREIIVSSFSCEHCGWNNTEIHSAGRIQDQGVRYALTVRTQEDMNREVVKTDSATTSIPELDFEIPAFTQKGALTTVEGLISRAISGLEQDQPTRRANEEAVAERIDEFIVRLKELKRVASPFTLIIDDPSGNSFVENPHAPQKDHALVITHYNRTVQQEEMLGLQAEAPEEKPEEEDLRNEVLQFNTNCPECNAPAQTNMKLVQIPHFKEVIIMATNCDSCGHRTNEVKSGGAVEPLGTRITFHITHPSDLTRDVLKSETCSVEIPELEFELGMAVLGGKFTTLEGLLKDIRELVTKNPFTLGDSSNPGQMEKLREFSQKLDQILEGNVKAHFIMNDPAGNSYLQNVYAPEDDPEMKVEHYKRTFDQNEELGLNDMKTEGYETGLAPQR, from the exons ATGGCGGCTAGCGGGGCTGTGGAGCCTGGGGCCGCGGCGGCTACTGCAGCCCCCTCACCCGCCCCGGCCCAGGCTCCGGCCCCCGAGCACTTGTTCCGGCCCATCAGCGCCGAGGATGAGGAGCAGCAGCCCACTGAGATCGAGTCGCTGTGCATGAACTGTTACCACAAC GGCACGACGCGCCTCCTGCTCACCAAGGTCcccttcttcagagaaataatcGTGAGCTCCTTTTCCTGTGAGCACTGTGGCTGGAACAACACGGAGATCCACTCGGCAGGCAGGATCCAGGATCAGGGAGTGCGCTACGCTTTGACCGTCAGGACCCAGGAG GACATGAACAGAGAAGTGGTGAAAACGGACTCTGCCACCACAAGCATCCCAGAGCTGGATTTTGAAATTCCTGCCTTCACTCAGAAGGGAG CCCTGACCACCGTTGAAGGGTTGATCAGCCGTGCTATCTCTGGCCTGGAGCAGGATCAGCCCACACGAAGG GCAAATGAAGAAGCTGTAGCTGAAAGAATTGATGAGTTCATTGTCAGACTGAAAGAGCTAAAGCGAGTGGCCTCTCCTTTCACTCTG ATCATCGATGACCCCTCAGGAAACAGCTTTGTGGAAAACCCACATGCTCCCCAGAAAGATCATGCCCTGGTGATCACACACTATAACCGGACTGTACAACAGGAAGAGATGCTGGGGCTCCAG GCTGAGGCACCAGAGGAGAAGCCAGAAGAGGAAGATCTCAGAAACGAA GTGCTGCAGTTCAACACAAACTGTCCAGAATGCAATGCTCCGGCTCAGACCAACATGAAACTAGTTC AAATCCCCCACTTTAAGGAGGTTATCATCATGGCTACCAATTGTGACAGCTGTGGCCATCGGACCAATGAG GTGAAATCTGGAGGTGCAGTAGAACCCTTGGGCACCAGGATCACCTTCCACATCACACATCCCTCAGATTTGACGAGAGACGTGCTCAAG TCTGAGACGTGTAGTGTGGAAATcccagagctggaatttgaactgGGAATGGCCGTCCTCGGGGGCAAGTTCACCACACTGGAGGGGCTACTGAAAGACATCCGGGAACTG GTGACCAAGAACCCCTTCACACTGGGTGACAGTTCCAATCCTGGCCAGATGGAGAAACTGCGGGAGTTCAGCCAGAAGTTAGACCAG ATCCTTGAGGGTAACGTGAAGGCCCACTTTATTATGAATGATCCAGCAGGAAACAGCTACTTGCAG AATGTGTATGCACCTGAAGATGATCCTGAGATGAAGGTGGAGCATTATAAGCGCACATTTGACCAAAATGAGGAGCTAGGGCTCAATGACATGAAGACAGAGGGCTATGAGACAGGCCTGGCCCCACAGCGGTAG
- the APOA5 gene encoding apolipoprotein A-V: MASMTALLTWALALLPALASAQTQKGFWDYFSQSSGDKGKAEQVQRQKLAWEPTSLKDSLEQDLSNIDKFLEKLGPLSGQAREPPALPQDPADVRRQLQEELVEVRARLEPYMAEAHEQVGWNLEGLRRQLKPYTAELMEQVALRVQELQEQLRVVGEGTKAQLLGGVDEARGLLRELQNLVAHHTGRVQALFHPYAQRLVSGIGRHVQELHRSVAPHAVASPARLSRCVQSLSRKLTLKAKALHARIQQKLDQLREELSAFAGARADGAVEGTSRDPQVLSQEVRQRLQAFRHDTFLQIADFTRAIDRETEEVQLQLAPPPPGHSAFAPEFLQADSGKALSKMQARLEDLWEDINYSLHDHGLGHQEEP, translated from the exons ATGGCCAGCATGACTGCACTTCTGACCTGGGCTTTGGCTCTGCTCCCAG CGCTTGCAAGTGCCCAGACACAGAAAGGCTTCTGGGACTACTTCAGCCAGAGCAGCGGGGACAAAGGCAAGGCCGAGCAGGTCCAGCGGCAGAAGCTGGCATGGGAACCCAC gAGCCTGAAAGACAGCCTTGAGCAAGACCTCAGCAATATAGACAAATTCCTGGAAAAGCTGGGCCCTCTCAGTGGGCAGGCGAGGGAGCCTCCTGCGCTCCCCCAGGACCCGGCGGACGTGCGGCGGCAGCTGCAGGAGGAGCTGGTGGAGGTGAGGGCGCGCCTGGAGCCCTACATGGCAGAGGCGCACGAGCAAGTGGGCTGGAACCTGGAGGGCTTGCGGCGGCAGCTGAAGCCCTACACCGCGGAGCTGATGGAGCAGGTGGCGCTGCGCGTACAGGAGCTGCAGGAACAGTTGCGCGTGGTCGGAGAGGGCACCAAGGCCCAGCTGCTGGGCGGCGTGGACGAGGCGCGGGGCCTGCTGCGGGAGCTGCAGAACCTCGTGGCGCACCACACGGGCCGCGTCCAGGCGCTCTTCCACCCCTACGCCCAGCGCCTGGTGAGCGGCATCGGGCGCCACGTGCAGGAGCTGCACCGCAGCGTGGCCCCGCACGCCGTCGCCAGTCCCGCGCGCCTCAGCCGCTGCGTGCAGTCGCTCTCGCGCAAACTCACGCTCAAGGCCAAGGCGCTGCACGCGCGCATCCAGCAGAAGCTGGACCAGCTGCGGGAAGAGCTCAGCGCCTTTGCCGGCGCCCGCGCTGATGGCGCGGTTGAAGGGACCAGCCGGGACCCCCAGGTGCTGTCCCAGGAGGTGCGTCAGCGACTCCAGGCCTTCCGCCACGACACCTTCCTGCAGATCGCCGACTTCACCCGTGCCATTGACCGGGAGACCGAGGAGGTCCAGCTGCAGCTGGCGCCGCCCCCTCCAGGTCACAGTGCCTTCGCCCCAGAGTTTCTCCAAGCCGACAGTGGCAAGGCCCTGAGCAAGATGCAGGCCCGTCTCGAAGACCTGTGGGAAGACATCAACTATAGCCTTCATGACCATGGTCTCGGCCATCAAGAGGAGCCCTGA